Part of the Streptomyces sp. WMMC500 genome is shown below.
TCACCGCCGACATGAACGGCGACGGCGTCTTCGACGGCGACACCGCGGACACCCCCGACCACCGCTACGGCTGCAGCGGCATCGACGGCGTCTCCTTCGGCCCGGAGTTCGGCAAGCGCGGCGGGACGCAGAAGCTGATGGTCGCCTACGGCGTGTACGCGAACACCGAGCGCACGGACAACGACCACCAGGTGGTCCTGGAGTACGACGTGCGCGACTGGCGCCGCTACGAGCGCCCGCTGTCGCAGGCCGACCCGCACCGCAGCGGCCCGAAGCGGTACGGCGGCAAGTACTTCGCGTACACCGGGAACACCACCTACGGCGTGCAGAACCTCCAGTACGACCCCTACACCCGCAACTGGATCATGGCGGTCTACGACGGGGTCAAGGAGGGCTTCCCGAACTACTCGTTCTTCACCGTGGACGGTGCGAAGAAGCCGGTGCGCGGCGAGATCAGGGGCCAGGCCGAGCCCGAGAAGGGCGAGCTGCTGACCCTGCGCGACGCGGGCCTGAACGACCCGGCGACGGGCGTGCGCGGCTGGGAGTTCCACGGCAACTACGGCATCGACGCGCTGGGCGACGGCCGCTACTACGTCGCCGAGGGCCGGGCCGTGGACGACGGCGGCGTGCGCAAGCAGGAGGGTGAGGCCTACCTCTACCGCTGGACCGGCGAGACCCCGACCCCGTTCGAGCGCGTCGAGGACTGACGCGGGGCGCTCGCACGCTTCCCGGGCCCGCATGTATCGGGGGCGGGTCCGGGAGGCCCCGGGCCGTTACCGGCCGGCGGACTCGCCGGCGGGCAGCAGCCGCAGGGAGACGGAGTTGATGCAGTAGCGCTGGTCGGTCGGCGTCGGGTAGCCCTCGCCGGTGAAGACGTGGCCCAGGTGGGAGCCGCAGCGGGCGCAGCGCACCTCGGTACGGACCATGCCCAGCGAGCGGTCCTCGATCAGCTCGACGGCCTCGCTCTGCGCCGGGTCGTAGAAGCTCGGCCAGCCGCAGTGGCTCTCGAACTTCTCCGTGGAGCGGAAGAGCTCCGCGCCGCAGGCGCGGCACTCGTAGACGCCCTCGGCCTTGGTGTCGGTGTACTCGCCGGTGAAGGCGGGCTCGGTGCCCGCCTGCCGCAGGACGCGGTACTCCTCGGGCGACAGCTCCGCGCGCCACTGCTCGTCCGGCTTGTCGACCTCGTATGTCATCTCAGCCCTCCAGTCGGGACAGGATCCGGGGTCCCAGCTCGGTGACGTCCCCTGCCCCCATGGTGAGAACGAGATCACCGGGCTTCGCCATTCCGGCGACGAGGCCGGGGACGGCGGCCATGTCCGGCGCGGGGGTGACGTCGGCGCCGGCGGCGCGGGCCGCGTCGATGATGATGTCGCTGGTCACGCCGGGGATGGGGTCCTCGCGGGCGGGATAGATGCCGAGCACGACGGAGGCGTCGGCGAGCGCGAGCGCGTGGCCCATCTCGGTGCCCAGTTCGCGGGTGCGCGAGAACAGGTGCGGCTGGAAGACGACGAGGATGCGGCCGGAGCGCCCGCCGTGGCCGTCGTCCGCGGCGGCCCGCACGGCTTCCAGGTCGGCGCTCATCTCGGTGGGGTGGTGCGCGTACGTGTCCACGACCCGTACGCCCGCGGCCGTGCCCTTCGGCTGCAGCCGGCGGCCGACGCCGGTGAAGGACGCCAGCGCCGGCGCCAGCTCCGCGGCGGGCACGCCGGCCGCGGCGCCGGCGGCGAGGGCGGCGACGGCGTTGTGGGCGTAGTGGCGGCCGGGGACGGAAACGCCGAAGGTGAGCTTCGCGCCGTCGAGCACCACGGTGACCTCGCTCGTCAGGCCGCGGGGGGTGACGGAGAGCACGCGCGCGTCCGCGTCGGGTGACTCGCCGTAGGTGACGGTGCGCACGCCGCTGCCGGCGAGCCGCCGGGTCAGCTCGCGGGCACCGGGGTGGTCGGCGGAGACGACGAGGGTGCCGCCGGGGACGATGCGGGCGGCGAAGGTCTCGAAGGAGGCGTAGATCTCCTCCAGCGAGGCGTAGGTGGCGTGGTGGTCCAGCTCGACGTTGAGGACGATGGCGACCTCGGGCGCGTACGTGTGGAAGCTGCGGTCGCTCTCGTCCGCCTCGGCGACGAACAGGTCGCCGGTGCCGTGGTGCGCGTTGGAGCCGGGGGCGTCGATGTCGCCACCGATCGCGTACGACGGGTCGCGGCCGAGGGTGCGCAGGGCGACGGCGAGCATCGAGGTGGTCGTGGTCTTGCCGTGGGTGCCGGCGACGGCGATCGGGCGGAGCCCGGCCATGAGGGCGGCGAGGGCGTCCGAGCGGTGCACGACGGGCAGGCCGCGGTCGCGGGCGGCGGCCAGCTCGGGGTTGTCCTCGCGGATGGCCGAGGAGACGACGACGGCGGTGGCGCCGGGGTCCAGGTGCCCGGCGGCGTGACCGAGGTGCACGACGGCGCCCAGCTCGCGGAGCGCGGCGACGGTGCCGGACTCGCGGGCGTCGCTGCCGGCGACGGCGGCGCCGCGCTGGGCGAGGATCTTCGCGATGCCCGACATGCCGGCGCCGCCGATGCCGACGAAGTGCGGACTCTCCAGCGTGGGCGGGATCCCCGGGGTCATGTGGTGCGCTCCTTGGGCTCGGGTGGGACGCGACGATTCTCGCACCCCGCGCCGACATTCCGGGGGCGGGCCGGGCCGGGGCCGCAAGCCGGGCCGGGCGAACCGGGGCGCCCCCGGCCCGGGGGCGGGTCAGCCGTCGTGCGCGAAGAGCTTCAGCACCGGCACGCCGACCTTGTGCCGGGCCCGGGAGGCCCAGTCGCGGTGGAAGAACTCCTCCACCAGGTGCGGCGCGGTGAGCACGATGACCTCGTCGGCGTGCGTCTGCTCGACGACGGACTGGAGCAGGTCCAGGGGGTGCCGGTCGACGATCTCCCCGACCGCCTCGGCGCCCTTCTCGCGCAGCGCCTTCAGGGAGTGCTCCAGCGACAGCTTGGCGGTGGGCAGCGCCTCGTGCCCCTCCGGCTCCTCCGACTCGCGGACCGCGTCCTCCAGCTCTCCGAGGGCTACGTCGTCGAGCGCCCGCAACAGCACTCCCTGGTCTCCGCGGGGTTGCAGCAGCACGACGAAGCTGACGGGCTCCTGACCGTGGAGCGTGGTGACCATCTCCACATCCACGGGTGCGAGCGGCTTCTCGATCATCAGGACGGTGGTGAACACGATGAACGCCCTTCTTCCGCACAGGCACACAGACCACGTCAGAAACGATCCTGCCGACTTAGTCTGCCCCAGCACGGCTAAGCGGAACGCGATATTCCGCAGATTGTCAGAACCGACGGTAACGGGTGAACAGG
Proteins encoded:
- the msrB gene encoding peptide-methionine (R)-S-oxide reductase MsrB — encoded protein: MTYEVDKPDEQWRAELSPEEYRVLRQAGTEPAFTGEYTDTKAEGVYECRACGAELFRSTEKFESHCGWPSFYDPAQSEAVELIEDRSLGMVRTEVRCARCGSHLGHVFTGEGYPTPTDQRYCINSVSLRLLPAGESAGR
- a CDS encoding indole-3-glycerol phosphate synthase, coding for MFTTVLMIEKPLAPVDVEMVTTLHGQEPVSFVVLLQPRGDQGVLLRALDDVALGELEDAVRESEEPEGHEALPTAKLSLEHSLKALREKGAEAVGEIVDRHPLDLLQSVVEQTHADEVIVLTAPHLVEEFFHRDWASRARHKVGVPVLKLFAHDG
- the murC gene encoding UDP-N-acetylmuramate--L-alanine ligase, giving the protein MTPGIPPTLESPHFVGIGGAGMSGIAKILAQRGAAVAGSDARESGTVAALRELGAVVHLGHAAGHLDPGATAVVVSSAIREDNPELAAARDRGLPVVHRSDALAALMAGLRPIAVAGTHGKTTTTSMLAVALRTLGRDPSYAIGGDIDAPGSNAHHGTGDLFVAEADESDRSFHTYAPEVAIVLNVELDHHATYASLEEIYASFETFAARIVPGGTLVVSADHPGARELTRRLAGSGVRTVTYGESPDADARVLSVTPRGLTSEVTVVLDGAKLTFGVSVPGRHYAHNAVAALAAGAAAGVPAAELAPALASFTGVGRRLQPKGTAAGVRVVDTYAHHPTEMSADLEAVRAAADDGHGGRSGRILVVFQPHLFSRTRELGTEMGHALALADASVVLGIYPAREDPIPGVTSDIIIDAARAAGADVTPAPDMAAVPGLVAGMAKPGDLVLTMGAGDVTELGPRILSRLEG